In Anguilla rostrata isolate EN2019 chromosome 1, ASM1855537v3, whole genome shotgun sequence, a genomic segment contains:
- the glo1 gene encoding lactoylglutathione lyase encodes MTDKGLTDEAVLAACKDGNAITKDFMMQQTMLRVKDPVKSLDFYTRVLGMTLLQKFDFPSMRFSLYFLGYEDKKEIPGEVKERTAWTFSRRATIELTHNWGSESDDSQSYHNGNSDPRGFGHIGIAVPDVYAACKLFEEQGVTFVKKPDDGKMKGLAFIQDPDGYWIEILSPNNMVSITA; translated from the exons ATGACCGACAAGGGGCTCACTGACGAAGCTGTACTAGCGGCTTGCAAAGATGGAAATGCGATCACTAAG GACTTCATGATGCAGCAGACCATGCTGAGGGTGAAGGATCCTGTGAAATCCCTGGACTTCTACACCCGTGTGCTGGGCATGAC GCTACTGCAGAAGTTTGACTTCCCCTCCATGCGCTTCTCCCTCTACTTCCTGGGCTACGAGGACAAGAAGGAGATCCCTGGAGAAGTGAAAGAGAGGACAGCGTGGACCTTTTCTCGGCGAGCCACCATAGAGCTTACACA TAACTGGGGATCTGAGTCAGACGACAGCCAGTCCTACCACAACGGGAACTCGGACCCTCGTGGCTTCG GGCATATTGGTATCGCGGTGCCTGATGTGTACGCTGCCTGCAAACTGTTTGAAGAGCAAGGAGTCACTTTTGTCAAGAAGCCAGATGACG GCAAAATGAAGGGACTGGCCTTCATACAGGACCCGGACGGATACTGGATCGAGATTCTGAGCCCTAACAACATGGTCTCCATCACCGCCTAG
- the LOC135238891 gene encoding ankyrin repeat domain-containing protein 9-like, whose protein sequence is MDIKSKQHRCLPYVYYQAIRDLQPVWELEDMRTMETFYWDTQRRRTFTPSEAMIYAIVHDHQAYAQYLLSHYSESALAVPSQYFCHIEDSVPHFIMAVRYNRREILKFMLQMTHQVPSLRANLGGRFNLEDGKTPLHLACELLHLDAIILLLGNGVPPQAEDQNGMTPLDVILSQLRETKVNMGKKRRCLDSLLMFIPELRFKMKGSLEEDREYWTQVVGEDTLRYLVGRTPAPLLLITMQKVLRLLPSEKFLESLHQLPIPTSLKSLSVPTSHSAKKVFTTCTFKSTIC, encoded by the coding sequence ATGGACATCAAATCCAAGCAGCACAGATGTCTTCCCTATGTTTACTACCAAGCCATACGGGATCTCCAGCCTGTATGGGAACTAGAGGACATGAGGACAATGGAGACGTTTTACTGGGACACACAGAGACGGAGAACTTTTACTCCCTCGGAAGCCATGATTTACGCCATCGTGCACGACCACCAAGCCTACGCACAATACCTGCTGAGTCACTACTCGGAGAGCGCACTGGCAGTACCAAGTCAATACTTTTGCCACATCGAGGATTCGGTTCCACACTTCATCATGGCTGTCCGTTACAACAGGAGGGAAATTCTGAAATTCATGCTGCAGATGACGCATCAGGTGCCCAGTCTCCGAGCGAATTTAGGAGGAAGGTTCAACTTAGAAGACGGCAAGACTCCTCTGCACCTGGCGTGCGAACTTCTACACTTAGACGCTATTATTCTGTTACTGGGTAACGGCGTGCCACCGCAAGCCGAGGACCAAAATGGAATGACACCCCTGGACGTGATTCTGTCGCAGCTTCGGGAAACCAAAGTCAACATGGGAAAGAAGAGGCGATGCTTAGATAGCTTGCTTATGTTCATTCCCGAGTTAAGATTTAAAATGAAGGGCTCCCTCGAAGAAGACCGTGAGTACTGGACACAGGTCGTTGGAGAGGACACACTTCGCTACCTCGTTGGAAGGACCCCAGCCCCACTGTTACTTATCACTATGCAAAAAGTGCTTCGTCTCCTACCCTCGGAGAAGTTTCTGGAGAGCCTGCACCAGCTTCCCATTCCGACGTCACTGAAGTCGCTCAGTGTGCCCACCTCGCACAGCgcaaaaaaagtgtttaccACATGCACGTTTAAATCAACAATATGTTGA